In the genome of Streptomyces sp. P3, the window GGGTCGATGACGGAGACGGTGTCGGACTCGGTGTTGGGCACGTAGACCCGGGACGGGAAGTCCTTGACCACCGGGGAGAGCCGGTTCGGGCGGTCGGCGGCGTAGACGTCCTTGGGGTCGAGCAGGGGCGGCATGCCCGCAAGGCCGTCGACGACCGGTCTGGCGGCCTTCTTCGCCGGCGCGGGCACGGCCGCCTCGGTCCTGCCCGTCCCGTCCGCGCCGCTTCGGCCGTCGGTGCCGCAGGCGGCGAGGACGGCGAGGGCGGCGCCGGTGAGCAGGGCGCTTGTGACGAGGTTGCGGTGCATCAGCCGATCAGCTCCGTGGCAGTGACCGCGCGCAGTCCGCGGCGGTCGAGTTCGTCCAGCAGGGCGGGGAGTGCGGCGACCGTGTCGGCGTACCCGAAGTGCAGGCTCACGACGGACCCGTTGCGGATCCCGTCGAGGACGTTGCGGGTGACGGCGGAGGCGCCGGGCGAGGTGAAGTCGAGGGAGTCGACGTCGTAGGAGAGGACGTGCGGATAGCCGGCCCGCCGGGCCAGCGCCGCGACGAGCGGGGAGGCGCGGGCGGCCCGGGAGGGCCGGAACCAGGTGCCGACGGATCCGGTGAGCCGGCGAAGCCGCTGTGCGCACCCGCCGATCTCTGCCGTCGCCTCGGCCTCGGACATCGCGTTGACGTCCAGGTGCCGCTGGGTGTGGTTGCCGAGGTCGTGGCCGCCGTCGAGGACCCGGCGGGCGAGGTCGGGGTGTTCGTCGAGCCAGGTCCCGACGGCCAGGACGGTGACCCGGGCGCCGTGCCGTTCGGCTTCGCCGAGCAGGGCGCGGGCGACGGCGGGCTCGCCCTGCCCGTGGAAGGTGAGGGCGACCCGGGGCCGCCCGCGGGGGCCGTGCGTGATCTGGGCGGGCCGACCGGGGAAGGCGCGCGGAGCGGGGGCGGCCGCCGGGCCGGCGGGGGACCGGGAGGCGGCGGGCCGCGAGGCGGGAGACCGGGAGTCGGCGGCGGACCGGACGGCGGCGCCGGAGGAGGACACGGCGGGCGAGCACCCGGCCGCGAACGCACCCCCGGCGACGAGCCCGGCGCCCGCCCGCAGCGCGGAACGACGGTCGGATGGGGTCACCCACACCATTTAAGGGGTGATATGTCGCAATTCCGGCCATTGACGCCTCGGCCGCGTCCGCCGGCCGGGCGCCTCACGGACCGGTCAGCGGTCGGCGACCCGCATCTCGAACCAGGTCGTCTTCCCGCGGGGCAGCAGGTCGACCCCCCACCGGTCGGACAGCTTGTCGACGAGGAAGAGACCCCGCCCGCTGACGTCCATCTCCTGAACCGGCATCAGACAGGGCAGCCCGCGGGACGGGTCGCGGACCTCGACGCGGATCCAGCCGCGCCGACGCCGCATCCGCAGGCCGAAGACGCGGGCGCCGGTGTGCCGCACGGCGTTGCCGACGAGTTCGGAGACGAGCAGTACCGCGTCCTCGGCCATCTTGGGACTGAGCCCCCACTGGCGCAGGACCACGACCTGGGCGAGCCGGCGGGCCGCGGCGGCGGACTCGGGACGGGACGGCAACGGAACCTCGCCCTCCGTCGGGTTGCCGAACAACTCCAGCGCCTTGAGCGCCTGTTCGTCCTCGACCGCGGGCGACCAGCGCGCCGCGGCCGCACGGCTGTGTCCCCGCGGCTGTTCGATGCCTTCCAGCCCCGCCATGCCCCCATCATGGCGGCCCCGGGCACCCTCCGGGGCCGTTCCTGTGGAATACGCCCCCCGGAATCCCTCGTTCCGATTGAGTCGATCGGCATATGCCAGTGGCAGTACAGATGCCGACAAACCCACCCTGACCTGCCGCGAAGACCCGCTTCGCGGCAAACGGCGGGTTCCCCCGACAGGACAGGCTTGAGGCTGCCTCAAGGTTTCCCCGATCCGCCCCATCGGGGGACGCGGGTGAGACGTCCCGTCAAGAGCAAGTACCCGCGCCGCCTCCGAAAGAGACGCCGCTCACAGGAACTTGGCCTTGCCGGGCCCTTCCTCCACGAAGCTGCGCATGCCGGTCTCACGGTCGGCGGTGGCGAACAGACCGGCGAACCACGTGCGTTCCACCGCCAGACCCGTCTCGACGTCCGTCTCCAGACCGGTGTCGATCGACTCCTTCGCCGCGCGCAGCGCCAGCGCCGGACCCTGCGCCAGCTTCGCCGCCCAGGCGTGCGCCTCGGTGTACACGTCGGCGGCCGGCACCACCCGGTCCACCAGCCCGAGGGCCAGCGCCTCGTCCGCCTTGACCATCCGGCCCGTGAAGATCAGGTCCTTCGCCTTGGAGGGGCCGATCAGCCGGGAGAGGCGCTGGGTGCCACCGGCCCCGGGGATCAGCCCGAGCAGGATCTCCGGCTGGCCCAGCCTGGCGCCGTCCCCGGCGATGCGGAAGTCCGCGCAGAGCGCGAGTTCACAGCCGCCGCCCAGCGCGTACCCGGTCACGGCCGCCACGACCGGCTTGGGGATGCGGGCCACCGCCGTGAAGGACTCCTGCAGGGCGCGGGAGCGCAGCACCATCGCGGTGTGGTCCATGTCCTGCATCTCCTTGATGTCCGCGCCCGCGGCGAACACCTTCTCACCGCCGTACAGGACGACGGCGCGGACATCGTCGCGCCGGGTCGCCTCCTCGGCGAGCTCCTTGAGACGGTCCTGCGTGGCGACGTCCAGCGCGTTCATGGGCGGACGGTCGAGGCGGATCGTGCCGACGCCGTCGGCGACTTCCAGATTCACGGTCATGGCAGCAGGTTAACCACCACTAACGACGGCGGGCCCGGTGCCGTGTGTCACAGCACCGGGCCCGCCCACGAGAACAGGGAGGGGGAACGCTACTTCTTCCAGTCCGCCCAGGAGATGTTCCAGCCGTTGAGGCCGTTGGACGGGTCGACCACCGGGTCGGTGGAGTTCTTCACGACGACCACGTCGCCGACCATCGACTGGTTGAAGAACCACGCGGCCGGCACGGAGCCGTCGTAGCCGCCGCGCACGTCGCGCAGGCCGATGCAGCCGTGGCTGGCGTTGTAGTTGCCGAAGGCGTCGCCGCCCCAGTAGTTGCCGTGCACGAAGGTGCCGGAGTTGGTCAGCCGCATGGCGTGCGGGACGTCCTTGATGTCGTACTCGCCGTCGTAGCCGACCGTGTCGCCGTTCATGCGGGTCACGGTGAACTTCTCGCTGATGACCATCTGGCCGTTCCAGGTGGCGTATCCCGGCTTGCCGGTGGTGACCGGGACGGTCTTGACGACCTTGCCCTCCCGCGTGACCTCCATCGTGTGCTTCTTGGCGTCCACGACGGTCACCTGGTCGCGGCCGATGGTGAAGGACAGCGTCTTGGACTGCTTGCCGTAGACGCCCTTGCGGCCCTCGACGCCGTCGAGGTTCAGCTCGACCTTCACCTTGGTGCCGGCCTTCCAGTACTTCTCCGGGCGGAAGTCCAGGCGGTCGTTGCCGAACCAGTGGCCCTCGACCTCGACGGCGGGCACGGTCGTGATCCTGATGGCCTTCTCGACGTCCGCCGGCTTGGTGATGCCCCGGGTGAACCGGACGGAGAACGGCATGCCGACGCCGACCGTGGAGCCGTCCTCGGGCGTGAAGTTGCCGATGAAGGTGTTCTGCGGGCTCAGCGTGGTGAAGGCGGAGTCCTCGGCGGCCGTGCGGCCGGCCGAGTCCTTGGCGACCGCGTGCACCTGGTACGCGGTGGACGCGGCCAGGTGGGTGGCGGGCGTCCAGCCGGCGCCGTCCGCCGTGATCGCGCCGTCGATCTTCCTGCCCTTGGCGTCCTTGACGGTGACCTCGGTCAGCTTGCCCTTGGCCGCGGTGACCTTGAGGGCGCCGCTGGTGTCCACGTCCTTCGCGCCGGTCTTCGGGGCGATGGTGACGACCGCCTCCGACTGCTTGCTCTCCGCGGCGGCCGTGGCCCCCTTGTCACCCTCGGCCTTCCCGTCGGACCCGGAACCCGAGCCCTCAGCGCCCCCGCCGCACGCCGTGACGGCGAGCAGCATCCCGCCGACGATCAGCGCCAGCCGTCTGTTGCGGCCCCGTGAGCGCCCGTCAACCGACGCCCCCGATATCGGTCGCACGTTCAAGTCGTTCTCCCCTCGCAAGGCCCTGGTCAGGCCCCCACCCCAGCGCTCCCGCGCGATCTCTGGCGCATATTAACCGTACGAATTTGAGCTTCGTGTCAGGCCAAGGTCACCGTTCCGTCCCAACTGGGACCACGCAACGGCGGGGATGGTTGCACCGGGAGGAAGGGTCAGTTCAGGGCGCTGCCCGCCGTCCACTCCTTCCAGGTCATGTTCCAGCCGCCGAGGCCGTTGTCCGGGGCGACCTGCTTGTCCTCGCTGTGGACCACCTCGACGACGTCGCCGACGAGCGAGCGGTCGAAGAACCAGCCCGCGGGCGTGTCCGAGCCGCCGCCCTTCACATCCCGCAGACCCACGCAGCCGTGGCTGACGTTGGCCCTGCCGAAGACGTCCTGCGCCCAGTAGTTGCCGTGCAGGAAGGTGCCGGAGCCGGTCAGCCGCATGGCGTGCGGAACATCCGGAATGTCGTACTCTCCCTTGCCGTCGGCCTTCTTGAAGCCGACCGTGGCGCCGTTCATGCGGGTCAGCTCCAGCATCTCGCTCACCACCATCTTGCCGTTGTAGGTGGTGTTCTCGGGCGACCCGGCCGTGATCGGCACGGTGGCCAGCAGTTCGCCGTCCCGCCGCACCTGCATGATGTGCCTGGCCGCGTCCACCAGGGACATCTGGCTGCGGCCCACGGTGAAGGAGAACGACTTGTCCTGCAGGCCGTAGACACCGGGCGCCCCCTCGACGTCCCGCAGCGCGAGGTCGACCGTGACCTCGGTGCCCGGCCGCCAGTAC includes:
- a CDS encoding Ig-like domain-containing protein — its product is MNVRPISGASVDGRSRGRNRRLALIVGGMLLAVTACGGGAEGSGSGSDGKAEGDKGATAAAESKQSEAVVTIAPKTGAKDVDTSGALKVTAAKGKLTEVTVKDAKGRKIDGAITADGAGWTPATHLAASTAYQVHAVAKDSAGRTAAEDSAFTTLSPQNTFIGNFTPEDGSTVGVGMPFSVRFTRGITKPADVEKAIRITTVPAVEVEGHWFGNDRLDFRPEKYWKAGTKVKVELNLDGVEGRKGVYGKQSKTLSFTIGRDQVTVVDAKKHTMEVTREGKVVKTVPVTTGKPGYATWNGQMVISEKFTVTRMNGDTVGYDGEYDIKDVPHAMRLTNSGTFVHGNYWGGDAFGNYNASHGCIGLRDVRGGYDGSVPAAWFFNQSMVGDVVVVKNSTDPVVDPSNGLNGWNISWADWKK
- a CDS encoding ATP-binding protein, which codes for MAGLEGIEQPRGHSRAAAARWSPAVEDEQALKALELFGNPTEGEVPLPSRPESAAAARRLAQVVVLRQWGLSPKMAEDAVLLVSELVGNAVRHTGARVFGLRMRRRRGWIRVEVRDPSRGLPCLMPVQEMDVSGRGLFLVDKLSDRWGVDLLPRGKTTWFEMRVADR
- a CDS encoding polysaccharide deacetylase family protein translates to MVWVTPSDRRSALRAGAGLVAGGAFAAGCSPAVSSSGAAVRSAADSRSPASRPAASRSPAGPAAAPAPRAFPGRPAQITHGPRGRPRVALTFHGQGEPAVARALLGEAERHGARVTVLAVGTWLDEHPDLARRVLDGGHDLGNHTQRHLDVNAMSEAEATAEIGGCAQRLRRLTGSVGTWFRPSRAARASPLVAALARRAGYPHVLSYDVDSLDFTSPGASAVTRNVLDGIRNGSVVSLHFGYADTVAALPALLDELDRRGLRAVTATELIG
- a CDS encoding enoyl-CoA hydratase/isomerase family protein, whose amino-acid sequence is MTVNLEVADGVGTIRLDRPPMNALDVATQDRLKELAEEATRRDDVRAVVLYGGEKVFAAGADIKEMQDMDHTAMVLRSRALQESFTAVARIPKPVVAAVTGYALGGGCELALCADFRIAGDGARLGQPEILLGLIPGAGGTQRLSRLIGPSKAKDLIFTGRMVKADEALALGLVDRVVPAADVYTEAHAWAAKLAQGPALALRAAKESIDTGLETDVETGLAVERTWFAGLFATADRETGMRSFVEEGPGKAKFL